A single window of Archangium gephyra DNA harbors:
- a CDS encoding Stp1/IreP family PP2C-type Ser/Thr phosphatase, with the protein MTEAFGLTDVGRKRQHNEDAMLVDAPLGLFIVADGMGGHAAGEVASNRATEVVRQHMVSNRHLLKDLSTNTSQDARNAAQALMEVAIQRACADIFRMALADPTKRGMGTTFVCLAVSGNKGVIGHVGDSRIYLVRHGQCHRLTEDHTLVAAQLKAGTITKEQAATSQYRNVITRAVGIQESVQVDTLIVDLFPGDLFVLCSDGLHGYLDDDEVLPFVQGSQPAELPKRFIDLANERGGKDNITAVVVKVSGEGTMEAETSEAQSRMEALRKIPLFRHLTYKEQTAVLSIATTRTFPAGREIVVEGQPGEELFVVIRGRVVIEKSGVEIAELRPGGHFGEMGLIDNAPRSATVRAVEPTRTMVISRSDLMGLMKRESILAVKMLWSFVQVLSDRLRATNSELSEARQELAVAQAIQPFAEE; encoded by the coding sequence ATGACAGAGGCGTTCGGCCTGACCGACGTGGGCCGGAAGCGGCAACACAATGAAGATGCGATGCTCGTGGACGCCCCGCTCGGCCTGTTCATCGTGGCCGATGGCATGGGAGGGCACGCGGCGGGCGAGGTGGCCAGCAACCGCGCCACCGAGGTGGTCCGCCAGCACATGGTGTCCAACCGGCACCTGCTCAAGGACCTGAGCACCAACACGAGCCAGGACGCGCGCAACGCGGCCCAGGCCCTGATGGAAGTGGCCATCCAGCGGGCGTGCGCGGACATCTTCCGCATGGCCCTGGCGGACCCCACCAAGCGCGGCATGGGCACCACCTTCGTGTGCCTCGCCGTGAGCGGCAACAAGGGCGTCATCGGCCATGTGGGTGACTCGCGCATCTACCTGGTGCGTCACGGCCAGTGTCACCGGCTCACCGAGGATCACACCCTGGTGGCCGCCCAGCTCAAGGCCGGCACCATCACCAAGGAGCAGGCCGCCACCTCGCAGTACCGCAACGTGATTACGCGCGCGGTGGGCATCCAGGAGTCCGTCCAGGTCGACACGCTGATCGTGGACCTGTTCCCGGGGGACCTGTTCGTGTTGTGCTCGGACGGCCTGCACGGCTACCTGGACGACGACGAGGTGCTGCCGTTCGTGCAGGGCTCGCAGCCGGCGGAGCTGCCCAAGCGCTTCATCGACCTGGCCAACGAGCGCGGCGGCAAGGACAACATCACCGCGGTGGTGGTGAAGGTCTCCGGCGAAGGCACCATGGAGGCGGAGACCTCCGAGGCGCAGAGCCGCATGGAGGCGCTGCGCAAGATTCCGCTCTTCCGCCACCTCACCTACAAGGAGCAGACGGCGGTGCTGTCCATCGCCACCACGCGCACCTTCCCGGCCGGGAGGGAGATTGTCGTGGAGGGCCAGCCGGGCGAGGAGCTCTTCGTGGTCATCCGGGGACGGGTGGTCATCGAGAAGAGCGGGGTGGAGATCGCCGAGCTGCGCCCGGGTGGGCATTTCGGAGAGATGGGGCTCATCGACAACGCCCCCCGCTCGGCCACCGTGCGAGCGGTCGAGCCCACGCGCACCATGGTGATTTCACGCTCGGATCTGATGGGACTCATGAAGCGCGAGTCCATCCTGGCGGTGAAGATGCTCTGGAGCTTCGTGCAGGTGCTGTCGGACCGGTTGAGGGCGACGAACTCGGAGCTGAGCGAGGCGAGGCAGGAGCTGGCCGTGGCGCAGGCCATCCAGCCGTTCGCCGAGGAGTGA